CAGCTTATCGACGTTGGTGCACGCGCTGCACCTGCAGGTGTTGGACTCGGAGAGCTCGTTGACCTTATCCGTGAAAACCTCGAAAAACTTTATGAGCCTCTGGCCTATCTCCCGCTTTATGATCTCCCATCTCCCCGGCTCGTCCGTCTTCTCGGCGAAGAAGAAAACCGCGTCCCCCTCCAACTTCGAGATCTCGAGGGGAATCTTGACCTGTTTTATGATAGTCGTTATAAGCTCGTTTATGATGACCTGGGCGTGGACAAGGTCCATCTGGTTTGACACCATAAACTTCGTGTAGCCGCTTATGTCGGCGATCATCAGGATCGCCTCTTTTTCAATCTTCGTCACGGGCTTGCTCCAAAAACTTGACAAAAGGTTCAGGCCGATATGTCAAATTAGTATCTCAAATCAATGTCGTAATTTAATATCGACCGCCGTAAGACACCCAACAATCCTCAACGTCAAAAACGACTCGGCTTCAGATATAGCCCCAGGGACATAGACGACTATTTCGATTTTCTGAGGGTCTTGTTTTCGTCCATCGTGTACTCTAGGAGGGGCCCCTCCGCATAGGTCCTGGCGTATATGATAAAGCTCTTCTCTCCCGTAACCTCCACCTCGTACTGAAACCACGTCTTACTTCCGAAGGTGACTCCCAGCTCATTCCAGCCCTCCGCCACGCCCGCCTTCCAGTCTGTTATATAATCGGGGATCTCCGGAGGATTCGGGGCGCACTCGATGAACTTCCCGTCCAACATCTTGGCGTTGAACTCCGCCTGCGCAATGGCCCCCATATCAAGCTTCATCTTGGCGACGGCGTCGACCTTATCGGCCCAGATCGTAGTGTCATCGACGGGCTTCTCTACCGTTGTTTCTTCCTTTATGACGAAGTAGTAGACGGCCAGTCCGATGACCGCCATCGCTATTATAAAACGCCATCCGCTCCCTTTCATTTTATGCTCCTATAAGTTCCACTAATTTAAAAAATCTCCAAGATCCGCCCTCTATCAAAACTTCGCGCACTTATCATGGCCGGCCTCCCGAAAATACCGGCCATACCGACCGCTGATACCGGCGGGGATATGCCGACCTCCCTCCACGCCGATCCCCCCACCTCCCCGCCCATCGACCTTATCTTTATTATAATACAACCTTAAGATTTAAGATATGCGGCAATCCCCGTTGTCGTGGCGACCCGCCTTCGGATACAGACCTGCCGCGGCGAACGCCTTCATCCCCTCAAGTATACGAGATAATCCCGCCATAAGCTCGTAATTTTTTCTAACCTGCATCAAACAGCGAACGTCTACCACCCCAAGTATCCGGGGACGACCCTTCGTCCTCGACATTGCCCCCGGGCATATTAAATACCTCGTTCATTAATTAAAACCCTCGACAAGCAGCGTGATTACCCACCATCTTCACCATCCCGGGAGCCGCTAAATATGGAGCTCGATGACGTCCCCGTCAGTTAATGATTCGTCCCTGTTTACCTTCTGGCCCTCGTACTTATTCGCGCTTTTTGACCAGATCCGCGCAAATTTCAGCTCTTTGGCGAAGTCCTTGTGTATGTGGGATGCGAAGTCAATGACGGTGGCCCCCTTTTTGAGGGTAACGGGATCGGAAAAATCGGGCTTCTTGCCGGGGGACTTCGTATAGACCCTGATGATATCGAGCATCTGGAAGACCTTGCCCCTTATATCCTCCAGACCGGCCCCGTTGTTTGCCGAAACACCGAGGACGGGAAACTCCCCTCCGTACAGCTCCCTCACAAGGCTGAGTTTTTCGGCCGCCCCCTCGACGTCGAGCTTGTTTCCCACAAAAATCGCCTTCAGGTGGGCTATGCCGTCAGGCGTGAACTTTGTTTTCGGATCTCCTTTTATCTCCAACTTATGGTCGAAAAGTATCTCCCTGACTTCCTCGATATCCCTCAAGGGATCATCCGACGACAGATCGAAGACGAGAACGATCCCGTCGGTGTTTCTTATCATCCCCACCATGATCGGCTCGGTGTATTCGACCGAAACGGGTGGGAGATCGACCAGCTGCACCTGCACGTTTTCGTAGGCCATCATCCCCGGTATCGGCTTTGTCGTCGTAAAGGGGTAGTCCGCCACCTGGCACTTGGCGTTGGTGAGCCTTCCCACCACGGCGGACTTGCCGGAGTTGGGCGCCCCCACGACGGCGATCTGGCCGGCCCCCTCCCGCTCCACCTTATAGGGATTGTAGCGCTTCACCCCCGACTTCTTCTCGAGGAGGTCTTTAGTCTTCGAGATGCGGCGCTTGATATCCGCCTGCATCTTGTCGGTCCCCTTGTGCTTCGGGATCGTGGAGAGCATCATCTCCAGATACCTGAGCTTCTCCTCGGGGTCCTTTGCGGCCTTGTAGCTCTCCTCCGCCTTAAGGTATTCGGGTGTAAGATTGGCGGGCATGAATTCATCACTCCTTGGTTTTTGTCTCCCGTTAATATAATAAGAAAATTTGTCCGCAAAATCAAGCAATATTGTATTGGGTCGACTATTTGCCTTGACACATAAGTCCGACCTGTTGTAGATGTATACATACGCCCATAATACCTTTGACGAATCGGGATCATGGGGTGTTCACTTCGCAATATGACCTTTCCGAACAAAATGAAAGATACCAAAGACATGAAAGACATGGAAATATACCTAAAGCCGACCAAAGTGATAGACAGCGATCACCCCGATGTCAGGGGGGTGGCCCTCTCGCTGACCAAGGGACTGAATACCGACCCCGAGCGGGCCGAGAAGATATTCTACTTCGTCAGGGACAAGATCCGCTACAATCCCTACTCGCCGTTCCACAAGGAGGAGTTTTACGTCGCGAGCACGGTTCTAAAGAGGGGCGACGGCTACTGCATCCAGAAGGCGGTGCTCCTGGCGGCGTTGGGAAGGGCCGTCAACATCCCCACGAGGCTCGGGTTCGCCGACATCAGAAACCACCAGCTCCCGAAGAAGATGCTGGAGATACAAGGGACCGATACCATCTACAGCCACGGCTTCACGGAACTCTTCATCGAAGGCAGGTGGCTCAAGGCCACCCCGGCCTTCAACATAGAGATGTGCGACAAGCTGGGGCTGGCGCCGGTTGAGTTCGACGGCACGTCGGACGGGACTTTTCACCGCCTGGACAGAAAGGGGAATATCAGCATAGAGTACTTGAAGGACGTGGGCAACTGGCCCGACTTGCCGCTTCCCCACATTCTCGAATCCTTCGTCAAGCTCTTCGGCAAGGAGAGGTTCGAGCTGCTTATGAAGGTCATCGACGACATGGGGCACGCGGAGGCGCTGAAGCACTTCGGCGTGGAGGGGGGCGAGTACCCGTAGAGGCGATTAAGGGGGAAAATATCCTTCCTTATGGTTTGCTTTCTCACCACTATTTTTAGCATGATCTTTTTAATAAAATTTCATAACTCATAATATAATTGATGATAAGATTTGCGATTTTGCTATCATCTTTATATTTTAAACAAATACATTATTTTGTGTTCTAATGCCATTTCCTGGCGGCAACTCATATATGAAAATCTCATATTTTTAGATAACATATTTATATTAGATCAGCATTTGTTCGTTGATTTGTTAGAATTTATTTGATATAGCATGGCAAGAAGTTATGCTAAAATGACAAGAGCAGTTATGCCTATTATTATTAACCCATTAGGTTAATTATTTCTTGACAATACAATAAAATGGATATATCTTTTAAGAATAGGAAGCTTCAAAAAGATTTCAATGAAGGAAGACAGCTTCAAAAGATACATGGAAAATTACGGGCCGATAAGATAAAACTTCGAATGGCCGAGCTAAGGGCTGCGCAGAACTTGAAAGATTTTTGGCCACCTAACAGCGGGCCAGCTCGCTGTCATGAGTTGCCTGGAGGGAAAAGGAAAGGGCAAATATCAGTGGACCTTGACCATCCATATCGTTTGATTTTTGTACCTAACCATGATCCAATACCAAGACTACAGAATAACGAATTGGATTGGCTAAAAGTCACTGCAA
The Candidatus Zymogenus saltonus DNA segment above includes these coding regions:
- a CDS encoding TGS domain-containing protein codes for the protein MPANLTPEYLKAEESYKAAKDPEEKLRYLEMMLSTIPKHKGTDKMQADIKRRISKTKDLLEKKSGVKRYNPYKVEREGAGQIAVVGAPNSGKSAVVGRLTNAKCQVADYPFTTTKPIPGMMAYENVQVQLVDLPPVSVEYTEPIMVGMIRNTDGIVLVFDLSSDDPLRDIEEVREILFDHKLEIKGDPKTKFTPDGIAHLKAIFVGNKLDVEGAAEKLSLVRELYGGEFPVLGVSANNGAGLEDIRGKVFQMLDIIRVYTKSPGKKPDFSDPVTLKKGATVIDFASHIHKDFAKELKFARIWSKSANKYEGQKVNRDESLTDGDVIELHI
- a CDS encoding transglutaminase domain-containing protein; translation: MKDTKDMKDMEIYLKPTKVIDSDHPDVRGVALSLTKGLNTDPERAEKIFYFVRDKIRYNPYSPFHKEEFYVASTVLKRGDGYCIQKAVLLAALGRAVNIPTRLGFADIRNHQLPKKMLEIQGTDTIYSHGFTELFIEGRWLKATPAFNIEMCDKLGLAPVEFDGTSDGTFHRLDRKGNISIEYLKDVGNWPDLPLPHILESFVKLFGKERFELLMKVIDDMGHAEALKHFGVEGGEYP